One Desulfomicrobium apsheronum genomic window, GAAGGCTGGTCTTCGCCGACAACTCCAGGTCACGATGCCGCAGAAGCCGCGCTCGTCGGACTGTGGGCTGCGGTTCAACTCGGGTGGCGGGCAATGCCCGCGCTCAAATAATTCAGACGGACAACATGGACAAACTCAGTTTTGATCTTCCCGGGATCAGCCCGGTAGGTCTTGACCTTATTTCACTGCTGAACAAGCCGCAGACCACGGTCAAACAGATCGCGGGCCAGGCCAAGCTTGACCCGGTCATTTTCGGCAATATCATCGCCTGCGCAAACTCGCCCGTGTATCACGATGCCAACAATTCCGTCGACATCCTGACCTCACTGGTCCGGCTGGGACACCGGGAGATCAAGCGTATCGTGTACCAGGTCGTGCTCAGATCGGCTTTTTTCCATGAATCCGCGGAGCTCAACGCCATTCTGCATCGGATCTGGCAGCAGAGCCTGACCGCCAACGTGTTCATGCAGAAATTCGTATCCTCCGTTCCAGGAGCCTATGCCCTCGATGCCGAGGGGCTGGAATGCCTGGAATGTCTCGGGCTCATCCACAACATCGGGTATGTGGTGCTGCTGGTCAATTTTCAGGATCGCTTCCTTGAGTTTTTCAGTCGCGACGCCGAACTGGAGCTGCCCGTTTTTTTCGAGAAAGAGCGTGACTGGTTTGACGGTTTCGACCATTTTTCGGCCGGGCACGCAGTGCTTGAAGCCTGGGGCTTTCCGCAATCCATCCGCGAGGTCGTCGCCGAGTACGCTCTCCCGAACGAGGCGTTCAGTGGCCGGTATCCCGAGCTGCACAGCCTGCTTCGTTTGTCCAGGCACGTGATCATGATGACGGAATCCAATTTCCATCCCAGGAAGCCCGCTGATTTTTGGTTGAACGGAACGGAACTGCCAGCGACGGAAGTCGATTACGAGCAGATCATCGAAGACGTGCGCCAGTGTGTCCAGAGCATCGAGGGGGCACTGACATGATGCCCGGTCAGAATGAATTCAGGACACGGCTGCGTTGCAGAAATTGCCACGGCACGCTGCAGGTCCGCCGCACTTGACGGGCCGTGGAATTGCGCTGCAGGTCTTGCGGCGCCACCTTTGGATTGCAGGAGTTCGGAACCAATCTTGACGATCTCCTGGAAGAGTATCTGTCCAATTTTCCCTGCGACAGGGTCTAGGCCCTTCATCCGTAACGAACCGGCTCCCGCGCAGGGGCCGGGAACAACATTTTGCGCACAGGATTTTTTTAAACCACATGACTTCAGTTATCATTCCCCGATCAGAACATTCCGTTTCCCGCCAAAACATCCATCCCGATGCGCTCAAGGTCATGTACCGTCTGGTGCGCAAGGGTTTTACCGCCTATCTGGTGGGCGGCGGGGTCCGCGACCTGCTGCTGGGACGCACGCCCAAGGATTTTGACGTCAGCACCAACGCAACGCCGAGCCAGATCAAGAAGATCTTCCAGAACTGCTTTCTGATCGGGCGGCGCTTTCGACTGGCCCACATCCGGTTCGACGATCACGTCATCGAGACCTCGACCTTCCGGCGTTGTCCGGATCAGGAAGAGGAGAACGGCGATGAAGATTTGTACATGTTTCGCGACAATTGCTACGGCACGCCCGAAGAGGACGCCCTGCGCCGCGATTTCACCATTAACGGCCTGTTCTACGAGGTCGAGCGTTTCTCCATCATCGACCACGTCGGGGGCCTAAGCGACATCGAGAACCGGCTCATCCGCTGCATCGGCGATCCCAATATCCGCTTCCGGGAAGATCCGGTACGCATGATCCGGGCCGTGCGCTTTGCCGCGCGCCTTGATTTCCACATCGAGCCCGCGACCTACAACGCCATCATGCGCCACCATGAGGAGATCCTCAAAGCCTCGCCGCCCCGGGTCTTCGAGGAATTGCAGAAGCTCTTTGCCTACGGAGCCGGAGAGAAGGCCTTTCGCCTGCTCTACAAGACCGGCCTTCTGCACAACCTGTTGCCCGAGATCGCGGATTTTCTCGATCACGACCACGGTCAGGACTCCTCGCTCTGGGCCTGGCTGGAACACATGGACAGCCGTATCCGGACTGTGGGCAAGGTCGAGCCGGTGCTGGTCTTCGCGGCCCTTTTCTCCGCCCCGGTGCAGCGCATCATGGCCAGATACGCGGCCGAGGGCGAGCGGGTGATTCATGGCGCGCTGCTGGAGGATCTTTTGCAGCCCATCTGCACGCGCATGAGCATGCCCAAATGGATGTGCGCGCGCATGATCCAGATCATGGCCAACCAGACCCGTTTCGAGCCCGACAAGCGCAAGCGCTTTTCCAAGCGCGGATTCGTGGCTCATGAGTGTTTCCCCGAAACCCTGGCCCTTTATCAGCTTGGCCTGCTGGTATCCGGTGCGGATCTTGGACCGGCGGAAATGTGGAGCAGCCTGCGCAGCGAAATGGAAGCCGAAAATCCCCAGGCCTTGCGCACGGATCCCCGGGGTCAGCAGGGCCGTCCGCCGCGCAAGCGACCGCCGCGCAGACGCCGCAGATGATCTCCCGCGAAATCCTGCCGACCTTTCCCACCTGCCCGGGCGTGTATCTGATGAAGAACGCCGCGGGCAGAATCGTTTATGTGGGCAAGGCCAAGCACCTGCGTCGCCGCCTGGCCTCCTATTTTCAGCCCGAGCACCGTCTGCCGCCCAAGGTGCGGATCATGATGCCGAAAGTCGAGAGCATCGATTTTTTGTGCACGGCCACGGAAAAGGAGGCGTTGCTGCTTGAGGCGAGCCTGATTAAGAAGCACCGTCCCAAATACAACATCGTTCTGCGCGACGACAAGGATTACGTCCTTTTCTGCCTGTCCCGGAATCATCCGTTTCCAGCCCTGCGTTTGACCCGCAAGGTGCTGCGCGACGGGTCCGTGTTTTTCGGTCCGTTCACTTCGGCCCTTGGCGCGCGTGAGACCAAGCGGGTCATCGATCGCCTTTTTCCGCTGCGCAAATGTCGGGACACGGTCTTTGCCAATCGCACCCGGCCCTGCCTGCAGTACCACATTGGGCGTTGTCTTGGGCCGTGCTGCCTGCCTGTTTCCGAAGAGGACTACCGGCAGGTCGTGCGCAGGGTCGAACTTTTCCTGTCCGGAAAGTCCGATGAGCTGATGGCCGGTCTGCACGCCCAGATGATGCGCCTGTCCGACGCCCTTGATTTCGAGGGCGCGGCCCGACTGCGCGACAGCATCCGCGCCCTACGCGAAACCGTGGAACGCCAGGCGGCGGTGCTCTCCGACGGGCGTGATCTGGACGTCATCGGCGTGCACGGCAACGAAAACGGCGCGGGGTTGGCCATTGTCTTCGTGCGCCAGGGCCGCATCATCGACGGCCAGAGCTTCTGGTTTGCGGACACGTCGGTGGAGACGCCGGAAGATCAGACCCGCCTGACGGATTCGTTTGTCATGCAGTACTACACCCCGGAGCGCTTCATTCCGGCCCGTATCATCACCGCCTTTGGCAGCCAGGACCCGGCCCTGGAAGACGCCCTGGCCGACATGCGTGGAGGCAAGGTCGGTCTGGCCAAGGCGCGCGGGGACCAGGAACGGCGGCTCATCGACATTGCCACGGCCAACGCCAAGGCCCAGGCGATCCGGCAACGACGCACCACGACGACCCCGGCCGAGCTGGCCCGCGCCCTGGGCATGGAAGGGGAGGTGGAACGGATCGAATGCGTGGATGCCTCGCACATCCAGGGCGAGGGCATGCGCGTGGGCATGGTCGTCTTTGTTGACGGCCGCGAGGAGAAGAGCGCCTACCGCACGTACTCCTTTCCGGAACTGGAAGGCACCGCCGATGACTATCTGGCCCTGGCCTCGTTTGTCGCCCGTCGTCTCAAGTCCGGCCCGCCCTGGCCGGACCTGCTTCTGATCGATGGGGGCAAGGGCCAGCTTGCCAGCGTGGAGAGGGCCCTGACCGAAAACGGGACGGTGGACATTCCCCTGGCCGCCATCGCCAAGGGCGAGAGCCGCCGGGCCGGGGAGCTGGGTGACGTCATATTCCGCCCGGGTCGCAAGAATCCCTTGGCCATTCGCCCCGGAAGCCCGGAGATGCTGCTTTTGCAGCACGTCCGCGACACCGCCCATCGTTATATCATCTCCCGCCTGCGCCGACACAAGCGCGCCGCGCAGCTCTCCTCGGAACTTGACAAGCTCCCGGGAGTCGGTCCCAAAACCGCCCGCCTGCTGTGGGAGCATTTCGACTCGGCCCTTGCCATGACCAAGGCCGGGGTCGAAGAGCTGGCTGCCTTGCCCGGCCTTGGTCCCAAGAAGGCCGAGGCGTTGCATGCCGCTCTGAAGTCTCTGATCAAAACGGACTAGAATTCTCTTTTTCTTTCCTAAACCGCCCGTCACGTCTGCATCCATCTCCTTCGCTTTGCATTCTTTTCACAATATCTATCTGCCTGGCGTACTTTATGGCATATTTCAGACTT contains:
- the pcnB gene encoding polynucleotide adenylyltransferase PcnB — translated: MTSVIIPRSEHSVSRQNIHPDALKVMYRLVRKGFTAYLVGGGVRDLLLGRTPKDFDVSTNATPSQIKKIFQNCFLIGRRFRLAHIRFDDHVIETSTFRRCPDQEEENGDEDLYMFRDNCYGTPEEDALRRDFTINGLFYEVERFSIIDHVGGLSDIENRLIRCIGDPNIRFREDPVRMIRAVRFAARLDFHIEPATYNAIMRHHEEILKASPPRVFEELQKLFAYGAGEKAFRLLYKTGLLHNLLPEIADFLDHDHGQDSSLWAWLEHMDSRIRTVGKVEPVLVFAALFSAPVQRIMARYAAEGERVIHGALLEDLLQPICTRMSMPKWMCARMIQIMANQTRFEPDKRKRFSKRGFVAHECFPETLALYQLGLLVSGADLGPAEMWSSLRSEMEAENPQALRTDPRGQQGRPPRKRPPRRRRR
- a CDS encoding dual CXXC motif small (seleno)protein, whose translation is MPGQNEFRTRLRCRNCHGTLQVRRTURAVELRCRSCGATFGLQEFGTNLDDLLEEYLSNFPCDRV
- the uvrC gene encoding excinuclease ABC subunit UvrC, which encodes MISREILPTFPTCPGVYLMKNAAGRIVYVGKAKHLRRRLASYFQPEHRLPPKVRIMMPKVESIDFLCTATEKEALLLEASLIKKHRPKYNIVLRDDKDYVLFCLSRNHPFPALRLTRKVLRDGSVFFGPFTSALGARETKRVIDRLFPLRKCRDTVFANRTRPCLQYHIGRCLGPCCLPVSEEDYRQVVRRVELFLSGKSDELMAGLHAQMMRLSDALDFEGAARLRDSIRALRETVERQAAVLSDGRDLDVIGVHGNENGAGLAIVFVRQGRIIDGQSFWFADTSVETPEDQTRLTDSFVMQYYTPERFIPARIITAFGSQDPALEDALADMRGGKVGLAKARGDQERRLIDIATANAKAQAIRQRRTTTTPAELARALGMEGEVERIECVDASHIQGEGMRVGMVVFVDGREEKSAYRTYSFPELEGTADDYLALASFVARRLKSGPPWPDLLLIDGGKGQLASVERALTENGTVDIPLAAIAKGESRRAGELGDVIFRPGRKNPLAIRPGSPEMLLLQHVRDTAHRYIISRLRRHKRAAQLSSELDKLPGVGPKTARLLWEHFDSALAMTKAGVEELAALPGLGPKKAEALHAALKSLIKTD
- a CDS encoding HDOD domain-containing protein, with product MDKLSFDLPGISPVGLDLISLLNKPQTTVKQIAGQAKLDPVIFGNIIACANSPVYHDANNSVDILTSLVRLGHREIKRIVYQVVLRSAFFHESAELNAILHRIWQQSLTANVFMQKFVSSVPGAYALDAEGLECLECLGLIHNIGYVVLLVNFQDRFLEFFSRDAELELPVFFEKERDWFDGFDHFSAGHAVLEAWGFPQSIREVVAEYALPNEAFSGRYPELHSLLRLSRHVIMMTESNFHPRKPADFWLNGTELPATEVDYEQIIEDVRQCVQSIEGALT